In Nicotiana tabacum cultivar K326 chromosome 10, ASM71507v2, whole genome shotgun sequence, the DNA window CCCTGCTTTTTTCACCTTGGTTATTTCTAATTTGGAAATTTGTGGTGGTTTTACGTGCGCAGGTTTAATAACTACCAACGTGAGTTGGCATGGCTGCAAAACCTTTTCAAATCACAGTTGAGGAATTCAGACTTTTCCATACAATTGACCGAGCACTTTATTCTCTCCTTGTTATTGAGCTTCAGCGTGATCCTTTGGAGTCGATGCAGACATTGGCATTGTGGATTTGGTTGGAACGAACACGTTTCAACGATATTATCAGAAAGATCTTGTCCTTACCTCAATTTTTGATTAATGAACTTGCTGACGAGGCTGTAACCTGCCTCAAATGCATTGAAGACAGCCAATCCCTTCTCTCAACTGATGCAAGTGAGATTCCGCTAACTCAAAGCCTCATGGCAAAAGAGTTCTCCCTCCTATTTTTCCATGAAAATCGGGACAGCGCCACCAGCGGGATTAGGAAGATTGTTACTGAGGTTTGTCTCAAGGCATTGACAGATATCATGGAGAAAGCCTTGAAGAGAAGTTCTGAACAAACTTTGACGGAAAGCGAAGTGTCGATGGTGGCACCTCTTGCTGAGTCATTCTTGATAGAAAGAATTGCTCAATTGGGACTTGGAAGCGACGCGTCTCCTAAGAGGACGAAGGGACGCGACGTACCACGT includes these proteins:
- the LOC107825275 gene encoding uncharacterized protein LOC107825275 isoform X1: MAAKPFQITVEEFRLFHTIDRALYSLLVIELQRDPLESMQTLALWIWLERTRFNDIIRKILSLPQFLINELADEAVTCLKCIEDSQSLLSTDASEIPLTQSLMAKEFSLLFFHENRDSATSGIRKIVTEVCLKALTDIMEKALKRSSEQTLTESEVSMVAPLAESFLIERIAQLGLGSDASPKRTKGRDVPREERTMFVTFSKGYPVAEVEIREFFTRIFGDCIECIHMQEVKSHEQALYARIVFVTPAIIDFILNDVPKAKFTINGKHVWMRKFVPKNGNSSLPYMLPQNLPETI